One region of Syntrophobacter fumaroxidans MPOB genomic DNA includes:
- a CDS encoding L,D-transpeptidase family protein, protein MSTPSIQRPRVLSVLLVLLFLCCGSQCYAVPSEAVSRQEHGAAPPGGSAAEGALSPRWRSAIWETIPPEWLGSPTPNTILQAYQENGWTPFFITSTFELAQGAHALLRRAGEAEKEALDPKPLRIEEVRQHVKHLEQARDSASALLPNLSDSIADLSVPSGDQPAAPGSPGIQPVNPAVVKAREERYRNLFRVAVEADVKLAELLVRFSGQMDPFSGEDQVKALSGRIPMSDYLKRLEPRSPHYRPLLNALARYRDLAANTTQQQVRAPSTMRPGESGNAVRDLQKRLRQEDFYRGEITGTFDAATQQAVKRFQAAHQIEPDGAVGQRTREWLNMPFKQKAEMIAHGINLLRQSQTRRSDRYVRINIPQFALEYYKDGQSLSSHRVIVGKASGKKVKVLGKWMRENQTPTLTSNIEQVIINPRWYVSDRIRLELDAQAGSDPQYFARHGYVQMASLYPWGQPRLFQKPGPKNPLGQIKFEFPNPYAVYLHDTNQKSLFQRTRRDFSHGCIRVEKAKHLAHLLLKDDQNPLADKTEPYLSSDRQLFIKLATPVPIIIEYLPVSCNEDGQVIFFGDPYGWLAENANAKG, encoded by the coding sequence ATGAGTACTCCATCCATTCAGAGACCTCGCGTTCTATCGGTTCTTCTTGTGCTCCTGTTTTTGTGCTGCGGGTCCCAGTGTTATGCGGTTCCAAGTGAAGCGGTGAGCCGGCAGGAACACGGCGCCGCCCCACCAGGAGGTTCCGCTGCGGAGGGGGCGCTTTCGCCTCGGTGGCGGTCCGCGATATGGGAGACCATACCGCCGGAATGGCTGGGCTCGCCCACTCCGAACACCATCCTGCAAGCCTACCAGGAGAATGGGTGGACGCCTTTCTTTATAACCTCCACGTTCGAGCTCGCCCAGGGCGCGCATGCGCTTCTCCGGCGGGCGGGGGAGGCGGAGAAGGAGGCCCTGGACCCTAAGCCGCTCCGCATCGAGGAAGTCCGGCAGCACGTGAAGCACCTCGAGCAGGCGCGCGATTCCGCCAGCGCGCTGCTCCCCAACCTGTCCGACTCGATCGCCGATCTGTCCGTCCCGTCCGGCGACCAGCCCGCGGCGCCCGGCAGCCCCGGGATCCAGCCGGTCAATCCCGCGGTGGTGAAGGCGAGAGAAGAGAGGTATAGGAATCTCTTCCGCGTTGCCGTCGAAGCGGATGTCAAACTGGCGGAACTGCTGGTGCGCTTCTCCGGCCAGATGGACCCGTTCTCCGGAGAAGATCAGGTCAAGGCGCTCTCGGGCCGGATTCCGATGAGCGATTACCTGAAGCGCCTGGAACCCAGGTCGCCTCATTACCGCCCGCTGCTGAACGCTCTCGCAAGGTACCGTGACCTGGCCGCCAACACCACGCAGCAGCAGGTCCGGGCCCCCTCGACAATGAGACCCGGCGAGTCCGGCAACGCGGTGCGCGATCTGCAGAAGAGGCTGCGGCAAGAGGATTTCTACCGGGGTGAGATCACGGGGACCTTCGACGCCGCCACTCAGCAGGCGGTGAAGCGTTTCCAGGCAGCGCACCAGATCGAGCCCGACGGAGCGGTGGGGCAGCGGACCCGCGAATGGCTCAACATGCCTTTCAAACAAAAGGCCGAGATGATCGCTCACGGGATCAATCTCCTCCGCCAGAGCCAGACCCGTCGGAGCGACAGGTACGTGCGCATCAATATTCCCCAGTTCGCCCTGGAATATTACAAAGACGGGCAATCACTGTCGAGCCACCGCGTGATCGTGGGCAAGGCGTCGGGCAAGAAGGTCAAGGTGCTGGGCAAATGGATGAGGGAAAACCAGACTCCGACGCTCACGAGCAACATCGAGCAGGTGATCATCAATCCGCGCTGGTACGTTTCGGACCGTATTCGCCTGGAGCTGGACGCCCAGGCAGGTTCCGACCCGCAGTATTTCGCCAGGCACGGCTACGTTCAAATGGCGTCCCTGTACCCGTGGGGACAACCGCGGCTGTTCCAGAAACCGGGTCCCAAGAACCCGCTGGGACAGATCAAGTTCGAATTCCCCAACCCGTACGCCGTCTACCTGCACGACACCAACCAGAAGTCCCTGTTCCAGAGGACGCGCAGAGACTTTTCGCACGGGTGCATCCGGGTGGAAAAGGCCAAACATCTGGCCCATTTGCTCTTGAAGGACGACCAGAATCCCCTGGCCGACAAGACGGAGCCCTACCTGTCCTCGGACCGCCAGCTTTTCATCAAGCTTGCCACGCCCGTTCCGATCATTATCGAATACCTTCCCGTTTCATGCAACGAAGACGGTCAGGTGATTTTCTTCGGGGATCCTTACGGATGGCTCGCCGAAAACGCCAACGCCAAGGGCTGA
- the tadA gene encoding tRNA adenosine(34) deaminase TadA, whose amino-acid sequence MAPLTDHDYFMGIALEEALAGREESEVPVGAVLAGPGGEVLARGHNRPIALCDPTAHAEILVLREAAAAAGNYRLPGSVLYVTLEPCAMCVGALLQARVRTLVFGAPDPKSGAAGSVVDLTKVDAFNHYVEVIGGIRMAECSELLKKFFLDRRLEGKP is encoded by the coding sequence ATGGCTCCGTTGACGGACCACGACTATTTCATGGGGATTGCCCTGGAAGAGGCGCTCGCCGGCCGGGAAGAGTCGGAAGTGCCGGTGGGTGCGGTTCTGGCCGGCCCCGGCGGGGAAGTCCTCGCGCGGGGGCACAACAGGCCCATCGCGCTGTGCGATCCCACGGCGCACGCCGAAATCCTGGTGCTGCGAGAAGCGGCCGCCGCGGCGGGCAACTACCGTTTGCCGGGGAGCGTGCTGTACGTGACCCTGGAGCCTTGTGCCATGTGCGTCGGGGCGCTGCTGCAGGCAAGGGTGCGGACTTTGGTGTTCGGCGCCCCGGATCCGAAGTCCGGTGCGGCCGGGAGCGTTGTGGACTTGACAAAGGTGGACGCTTTCAATCATTATGTCGAAGTGATAGGCGGTATTCGGATGGCCGAGTGTTCGGAATTATTGAAAAAATTCTTCCTCGACCGACGCCTGGAAGGAAAGCCCTGA
- the dnaX gene encoding DNA polymerase III subunit gamma/tau yields the protein MSYLVIARKWRPQTFEEVVGQPHVTRTLQNAIRSSRIAHSYLFTGARGVGKTSIARILAKALNCETGVTPTPCNVCSNCTEIRQGNAVDVLEIDGASNRGIDSVRELRETVRYRPAKSRYKVYIIDEVHMLTTEAFNALLKTLEEPPEHVVFIFATTEPHKIPATILSRCQRFDFRRIPSHMLVDHLRHIAAQEDVALSEGVLYAIAREADGSMRDAQSLLEQMLSFSRDGLSDEEVLDVLGVIDRRSIHRTGTAVLEGDVRTCLDVVEDIYRRGMDIRRFCRQLCDYFRNLLVVAFGEGDSRRLDLPSDEKQLLAEAAGKTTPESLYLYFQTVLKSEEEIRRSTIPRIALEMLLLRLARLPRLESLQGVLDKISALEQGLKGATTGGGGSSAAVRDTRPPAREAARAAPPPMREPPPPGTGASHSSAGTGRDAPDPIVPEPATGGETIPDLPRIEGEAVPLEDLSGRWPAFLKWLELKEPILAAKLARSRIGSAAADSVELEVVEVFEEQLREPQTVARIGDAAEAFFRRRCAWTIRKKPEGTGRGDTQREKKKKALSKRLVMEHPVVLQALEILGGELVDIRRPKTERGEPRSSRSKAGE from the coding sequence ATGTCCTACCTCGTGATTGCACGAAAATGGCGACCGCAGACTTTTGAGGAAGTGGTCGGCCAGCCTCATGTCACCCGGACTTTGCAGAACGCGATCCGCTCCAGCCGCATCGCCCATTCATACCTGTTCACCGGGGCTCGCGGCGTCGGCAAGACCTCCATCGCCCGCATTCTGGCCAAGGCGCTCAATTGCGAAACGGGGGTCACGCCCACGCCGTGCAACGTCTGTTCCAACTGCACCGAAATCCGCCAGGGAAACGCGGTCGACGTGCTCGAGATCGACGGCGCGTCCAACCGCGGCATCGACAGCGTCCGGGAGCTTCGGGAAACCGTGCGCTACCGGCCCGCGAAGAGTCGCTACAAGGTGTACATCATCGACGAAGTGCACATGCTCACCACGGAGGCCTTCAATGCGCTTCTGAAGACGCTCGAGGAGCCTCCCGAGCACGTGGTCTTCATCTTCGCCACCACCGAACCGCACAAGATTCCCGCGACCATCCTGAGCCGCTGTCAGCGGTTCGACTTCCGTCGCATTCCCTCTCACATGCTGGTGGATCACCTGAGGCACATCGCCGCGCAGGAGGACGTCGCGCTGTCCGAAGGCGTATTGTACGCCATCGCCCGGGAGGCAGACGGCAGCATGCGGGACGCCCAGAGCCTGCTCGAACAGATGCTGTCCTTCAGCAGGGACGGCTTGAGCGACGAGGAGGTCCTGGACGTCCTGGGGGTCATCGACCGGCGGAGCATCCACAGGACCGGGACGGCGGTGCTCGAGGGGGACGTGCGGACCTGTCTCGACGTGGTGGAGGACATCTACCGGCGCGGCATGGACATCAGGAGGTTCTGCCGGCAGCTGTGCGATTACTTTCGCAATCTGCTCGTGGTTGCCTTCGGGGAGGGCGACTCGCGGCGGCTGGACCTGCCCTCGGATGAGAAGCAACTGCTGGCCGAGGCGGCCGGCAAGACGACGCCCGAATCTTTGTATCTCTATTTCCAGACCGTGCTGAAAAGCGAAGAGGAGATCCGCCGATCCACCATCCCCCGGATAGCGCTCGAGATGCTGTTGCTGCGCCTGGCCAGGCTGCCGCGCCTCGAGTCACTGCAGGGGGTGCTCGACAAGATTTCCGCGCTGGAACAGGGCTTGAAGGGTGCAACCACCGGAGGGGGCGGGAGCTCGGCGGCGGTCCGCGACACGCGGCCTCCCGCGCGGGAGGCGGCCCGGGCCGCGCCGCCTCCGATGAGAGAGCCCCCCCCGCCCGGGACCGGGGCTTCGCACTCGAGCGCCGGCACCGGGCGTGATGCACCCGATCCGATCGTGCCCGAACCGGCGACCGGAGGCGAAACCATCCCCGACCTGCCGCGGATCGAAGGGGAGGCCGTGCCGTTGGAGGACTTGAGCGGCCGGTGGCCGGCATTTCTCAAGTGGCTTGAGCTCAAGGAACCGATCCTGGCGGCGAAACTGGCGCGCAGCCGGATCGGATCGGCCGCCGCGGACTCGGTGGAGCTGGAAGTCGTCGAGGTCTTCGAGGAACAGCTCCGGGAGCCTCAAACCGTCGCCAGGATCGGGGACGCCGCCGAGGCGTTCTTTCGAAGACGTTGTGCGTGGACGATCCGGAAAAAGCCGGAAGGGACCGGCCGCGGGGACACTCAAAGGGAAAAGAAGAAAAAGGCCTTGTCCAAACGGCTGGTCATGGAACACCCGGTGGTCCTGCAGGCGCTGGAAATCCTCGGGGGAGAACTGGTGGACATCCGGCGTCCGAAAACGGAGCGTGGCGAGCCGCGCTCAAGCCGGTCGAAGGCCGGGGAATGA
- a CDS encoding YbaB/EbfC family nucleoid-associated protein → MVMSRGFNPMQQVKALQDKMARMQEELALKTVEASAGGGMVAVVVNGRQEVLSVKVDRQVVDPEDIEMLQDLIVAAVNDGLRKSQEMAAQEMGKIAGGLNIPGLKIPGLF, encoded by the coding sequence ATGGTCATGAGCAGAGGATTCAACCCCATGCAGCAGGTCAAGGCCTTGCAGGACAAGATGGCCAGGATGCAGGAAGAGCTGGCTCTCAAGACCGTGGAGGCTTCGGCCGGAGGGGGCATGGTCGCTGTGGTCGTGAACGGCCGGCAGGAAGTGCTGAGCGTGAAGGTCGATCGCCAGGTGGTCGACCCGGAAGATATAGAAATGTTGCAGGACCTGATTGTCGCCGCGGTGAACGACGGATTGCGCAAGTCCCAGGAAATGGCCGCTCAGGAAATGGGCAAGATCGCGGGCGGCTTGAACATCCCGGGCCTGAAGATTCCCGGGTTGTTCTGA
- the recR gene encoding recombination mediator RecR, whose product MVSSGYPPIMNDLIRRLSKLPGLGEKSATRIAMHLLKMSRTDAESLADAIRELRSRIRTCSRCFHFTDAEECSICADPARDTGEICVVETTADLLAIEQSGAYRGRYHVLQGVLAPLDAVGPDDLRIRELLERIDREGAREVIIATNPSSEGEATAHYLLKLLKDRNVRVSRIAYGIPMGGDLKYTDRFTLERALKGRQAF is encoded by the coding sequence ATGGTTTCGAGCGGCTACCCCCCCATTATGAACGACCTCATCAGGAGGCTGAGCAAGCTGCCGGGATTGGGAGAAAAGAGCGCCACCCGGATCGCCATGCATCTGCTCAAAATGTCGAGGACCGATGCCGAAAGCCTGGCGGACGCGATCCGGGAGCTGAGAAGTCGGATCCGGACGTGTTCCCGGTGTTTTCACTTCACGGATGCCGAGGAGTGTTCCATTTGTGCGGATCCTGCCCGGGACACCGGGGAGATCTGCGTGGTGGAAACCACCGCGGACCTGCTGGCGATCGAACAGTCCGGGGCATACCGGGGACGCTACCATGTCCTGCAGGGCGTGCTTGCGCCGCTGGACGCGGTGGGGCCCGACGACCTGCGTATCCGGGAGCTGCTCGAGCGCATCGATCGGGAGGGTGCGCGGGAAGTGATCATCGCCACGAACCCTAGCAGTGAAGGGGAAGCGACCGCGCATTACCTGCTGAAACTCCTGAAGGATCGCAACGTGCGGGTATCCCGGATTGCCTACGGCATTCCCATGGGGGGCGACCTCAAGTACACCGACCGGTTCACCCTGGAACGGGCTCTGAAGGGGCGGCAGGCGTTCTGA
- a CDS encoding 2-oxoacid:acceptor oxidoreductase family protein, with translation MIEIRIHGRGGQGAVTSAELAALAAIEEGKYAQAFPSFGPERRGAPVMAFVRVSDKPIVTREKVYEPNYVVVLDPTLLKLVNVEAGLKKGGIVIVNTAKSAADVRKETGIKAKLATVDASKIAMDTMRVTITNTTMLGALIKAVPDLLPLKALAGPIEHRFGGIAAKNIASCNRAFEETKVEG, from the coding sequence ATGATTGAGATTCGTATTCATGGACGCGGAGGCCAAGGGGCCGTGACCTCTGCTGAACTGGCGGCCCTGGCTGCTATCGAAGAGGGGAAATACGCGCAGGCTTTCCCGAGCTTTGGTCCGGAACGGCGCGGCGCCCCCGTGATGGCTTTTGTGCGGGTGAGCGACAAGCCGATCGTAACCCGCGAAAAAGTCTACGAGCCGAATTACGTGGTGGTGCTGGATCCCACCCTGCTGAAGCTGGTCAACGTGGAGGCGGGGCTCAAGAAGGGGGGAATCGTCATCGTCAACACGGCGAAGAGCGCGGCGGATGTCCGCAAGGAGACCGGCATCAAGGCGAAGCTGGCTACGGTCGACGCCAGCAAGATCGCCATGGACACCATGCGTGTGACCATCACCAACACAACGATGCTGGGGGCGCTCATCAAGGCGGTTCCCGATCTGCTCCCCCTGAAGGCGTTGGCTGGTCCCATCGAACATCGTTTTGGCGGTATCGCCGCAAAGAACATTGCGTCGTGCAACCGCGCCTTCGAAGAAACCAAGGTGGAGGGTTAA
- a CDS encoding 4Fe-4S binding protein, producing the protein MAKETGIVSWKSLNLGMAITKPGCAADLKTGDWRSMRPETDRKKCTKCGQCYIFCPDMVYSKDAEGYYVQNYYYCKGCGICAKECPVDAITMHQEVD; encoded by the coding sequence GTGGCTAAAGAAACCGGTATTGTGAGCTGGAAAAGTCTGAATCTGGGGATGGCCATCACCAAGCCCGGGTGCGCCGCGGATCTGAAGACCGGCGATTGGCGATCCATGAGGCCCGAAACCGACCGGAAAAAGTGCACGAAATGCGGCCAGTGCTACATTTTCTGCCCGGATATGGTTTACAGCAAGGACGCGGAAGGCTACTACGTGCAGAATTATTACTACTGCAAGGGGTGTGGCATTTGCGCCAAAGAGTGTCCTGTAGATGCGATCACCATGCATCAGGAGGTCGACTAA
- the porA gene encoding 2-ketoisovalerate ferredoxin oxidoreductase subunit alpha, whose protein sequence is MSKKIGVEVSIAAADAVGLCDVDVVAAYPITPQTHIVEHLSELVAEGHLDAEFVPVESEHSAMSACIGSSAAGARTFTSTCSQGYALMSELCYIASALRLPIVMAVANRAISAPINIWNDHGDLMYARDSGWIQVIGENGQETVDLTIAAFRIAEDPNILLPVQVNLDGFTLSHMIEPIVMPDKKDVKKFLPAYKPQLRLDPANPITMGPVGMPDVYTEARKAQDEALKSSKAQIVKIFNEFGKQFGRKYNLVETYKTEDAETIIITMGSLSQTAMTAVDMMRDKGKKVGVARIRVFRPFPADELFAAIKGAKNLVILDRVTSFTGGYVSGPVCLEIKSILYDRKHYPKIGNFLAGLGGRDTTDQNFMEMVDKVAASKDGGVPLAYEFINVRE, encoded by the coding sequence ATGTCCAAGAAGATTGGTGTAGAAGTTTCAATTGCAGCTGCGGATGCGGTAGGACTGTGTGATGTCGACGTCGTCGCCGCATACCCGATCACGCCGCAGACCCACATTGTCGAACACCTGTCGGAGCTGGTTGCCGAAGGTCATCTGGATGCCGAGTTCGTTCCCGTGGAATCCGAGCACAGCGCCATGAGCGCCTGCATCGGTTCGTCCGCGGCCGGAGCGCGCACCTTCACGTCCACCTGCTCGCAGGGTTATGCCCTGATGTCGGAGCTTTGCTACATCGCCTCCGCCCTTCGTCTTCCCATCGTCATGGCGGTCGCCAACCGCGCCATCAGCGCTCCGATCAACATCTGGAACGACCACGGCGACTTGATGTACGCCAGGGATTCGGGCTGGATCCAGGTCATCGGGGAGAACGGCCAGGAAACGGTGGACCTTACGATCGCCGCTTTCCGCATCGCCGAGGATCCCAATATCCTGCTGCCGGTGCAGGTTAACCTGGACGGGTTCACCCTGAGTCACATGATCGAGCCGATCGTGATGCCCGACAAGAAGGACGTGAAAAAGTTCCTGCCTGCGTACAAGCCTCAGCTGCGGCTGGATCCCGCCAACCCGATCACCATGGGTCCGGTCGGCATGCCCGACGTGTACACCGAGGCGCGGAAGGCCCAGGACGAGGCGCTGAAGAGCTCCAAGGCCCAGATCGTGAAGATCTTCAACGAATTCGGCAAGCAGTTCGGTCGGAAATACAACCTGGTTGAAACCTACAAGACCGAAGATGCCGAGACCATCATCATCACCATGGGCAGCCTTTCCCAGACCGCGATGACCGCCGTCGACATGATGAGGGACAAGGGGAAGAAGGTCGGCGTGGCCCGCATCCGGGTGTTCCGGCCGTTCCCCGCCGATGAATTGTTTGCGGCCATCAAGGGCGCCAAGAACCTGGTCATTCTGGACAGGGTCACCTCTTTTACGGGTGGCTACGTCTCCGGCCCGGTGTGCCTGGAAATCAAGTCCATTCTCTACGACCGCAAGCACTATCCGAAGATCGGCAATTTCCTGGCCGGCCTCGGCGGCAGAGACACGACGGATCAGAACTTCATGGAAATGGTCGACAAGGTTGCCGCGTCCAAAGACGGTGGCGTGCCCTTAGCCTACGAATTCATCAATGTGAGGGAATAA
- the porB gene encoding pyruvate synthase subunit PorB, which translates to MGIAAEALKNFKGFNLKNMPEVEPVSPGHRACQGCGEVLALRQAMKALGTNVVVCSATGCMEIITSPFPQTAWRVPWIHVAFENAAAVVSGVESAYKAMNRKNIIKSPDTVFVAYGGDGATADIGMQALSGALERGHNFIYMCFDNEAYMNTGVQRSSSTPFGAQTTTSPPGKKSKGQSTQKKNLPEIAVAHGTPYVATACPAFPVDLMNKVKKASLVPGPAYIHIYSPCPTGWRCGIEESVEMARLAVQSKVFPLYEVIDGVYYLSRKVAKPKPVAEYFKPQRRFRHLTEADVQQIQARTDAEYDRLVAKCVVEVKEKKEKE; encoded by the coding sequence ATGGGAATCGCAGCTGAAGCTCTCAAAAATTTCAAGGGGTTCAACCTCAAGAACATGCCGGAGGTAGAACCTGTGTCGCCCGGTCACAGAGCATGCCAGGGCTGTGGGGAAGTACTGGCTTTGCGGCAGGCTATGAAGGCACTGGGCACTAACGTTGTCGTTTGCAGCGCCACGGGGTGCATGGAAATCATCACCTCGCCCTTCCCGCAGACCGCGTGGAGGGTGCCCTGGATTCACGTCGCCTTCGAGAATGCGGCGGCGGTGGTCAGCGGTGTGGAGTCCGCGTACAAGGCGATGAACCGTAAGAACATCATCAAGTCGCCCGACACCGTATTCGTAGCGTACGGCGGCGACGGCGCCACGGCGGACATCGGTATGCAGGCGTTGAGCGGCGCCCTCGAGCGCGGCCACAACTTCATCTACATGTGCTTTGACAACGAAGCCTACATGAACACGGGTGTTCAAAGATCCTCCTCGACTCCCTTCGGCGCGCAGACCACCACGTCGCCTCCGGGGAAGAAGAGCAAGGGACAGTCCACCCAGAAGAAGAACCTTCCGGAAATCGCGGTGGCTCACGGAACGCCTTACGTCGCCACGGCGTGTCCCGCGTTCCCGGTGGATCTCATGAACAAGGTCAAGAAGGCATCCCTGGTTCCCGGACCGGCCTACATCCACATCTATTCGCCCTGCCCCACCGGATGGCGTTGCGGGATCGAGGAGAGCGTGGAAATGGCCAGGCTGGCGGTCCAGTCCAAGGTCTTCCCCTTGTACGAAGTGATCGACGGCGTGTACTACCTGTCGCGCAAAGTGGCGAAGCCGAAGCCGGTGGCCGAATACTTCAAGCCGCAGCGCCGTTTCCGCCACCTGACCGAGGCCGACGTTCAGCAGATTCAGGCCCGGACCGACGCCGAATACGACAGACTGGTGGCCAAGTGTGTCGTGGAAGTCAAGGAAAAGAAAGAAAAGGAATAG
- a CDS encoding ATP-binding protein, translating into MVETIKSIILDFQESRMETGVPRRLHIETVHGKAAVFIGVRRSGKSTYLFQVIQRLLDRGVPRQNILYLNFFDDRLHNLRQHNFGLIAEAYYSIYPEKKNAETVYCFFDEIQAAPGWEPFVDRLMRTEKCEVYLSVSSARKLSKEIATQMRGRALSWEIFPFSFREFLDYKGIESEGALSTKKRLLVQKSFTEYWETGGFPEVAGLGRNLRIKTHQEYFHTILFRDLVERHDISHPKAVTDLAHWLADNTASLYSINSLTGYLKSLGHKAPKSAVSDYLEWFEDAYFLFTARIFDPSLARSNTNPKKVYCIDHALVTSVSSGILVNSGHLLENLVFTALRRLHPEIRYYRTKTGREVDFIVSMRGGTRLLVQVCESLAEPRTRKRETAALSEAMAELGLKAGTIVTRNEDERIETGGGNIEVVPAWRFLLELPESTE; encoded by the coding sequence ATGGTAGAGACGATCAAGTCCATCATCCTGGACTTCCAGGAATCCCGGATGGAAACCGGGGTGCCCCGTCGCCTGCATATCGAGACGGTTCACGGCAAAGCCGCCGTCTTTATCGGAGTGCGCCGGAGCGGCAAGTCGACCTACCTGTTTCAGGTTATCCAGCGGCTGTTGGACCGTGGGGTCCCCCGGCAGAACATCCTGTACCTGAACTTTTTCGACGACCGCCTCCACAACCTCCGACAGCACAACTTCGGCCTGATCGCCGAGGCCTATTACTCCATCTACCCGGAGAAAAAAAACGCCGAGACGGTCTACTGCTTTTTCGACGAGATTCAGGCCGCCCCCGGCTGGGAGCCCTTCGTCGACCGCCTGATGCGCACGGAAAAATGCGAGGTGTATCTGAGCGTTTCGTCGGCCAGGAAGCTGTCGAAAGAAATAGCGACGCAGATGCGCGGACGGGCGCTTTCATGGGAGATATTCCCGTTCTCGTTCAGGGAATTTCTGGACTATAAGGGAATCGAGAGCGAGGGCGCTCTGTCCACAAAGAAACGGCTCCTGGTTCAGAAGTCCTTCACGGAATACTGGGAGACCGGGGGGTTTCCCGAGGTCGCCGGTCTTGGCCGGAACCTGCGGATCAAGACCCACCAGGAGTACTTTCACACCATCCTGTTTCGGGATTTGGTCGAGCGCCACGATATTTCACACCCGAAGGCTGTGACCGATCTGGCGCACTGGCTGGCGGACAATACGGCCTCGCTTTACTCCATCAACAGCCTCACGGGCTATCTCAAGTCGCTGGGCCACAAGGCTCCGAAGTCCGCTGTGTCGGACTACCTGGAATGGTTCGAGGACGCCTATTTCCTGTTCACCGCGCGCATATTCGACCCGTCTCTCGCCCGCAGCAACACCAATCCGAAAAAGGTTTACTGCATCGATCACGCACTGGTCACTTCGGTGTCATCCGGAATTCTGGTCAACTCCGGTCATCTCCTGGAGAACCTCGTCTTCACGGCGCTCCGGCGACTCCACCCGGAAATCCGCTACTACAGGACCAAGACCGGCCGGGAGGTCGACTTCATCGTCTCGATGCGCGGCGGAACGCGGCTGCTGGTCCAGGTGTGCGAATCTTTGGCGGAGCCAAGAACGCGGAAACGGGAAACCGCGGCCTTGAGTGAGGCGATGGCCGAACTGGGCCTGAAAGCCGGAACCATCGTGACCCGAAACGAGGACGAGCGGATCGAGACCGGTGGCGGAAACATCGAAGTGGTCCCGGCATGGCGGTTCCTCCTTGAACTGCCGGAATCCACGGAATAG